The window AAGATGATCCTTATATGCATTATGTAGTGTTTATGGCAGGAACGTAATGACAagacatttgaagacaaggagagatcgcAGGAGAagctaaaagttttttttctttagaacactttgtacttgggccattgctgttgactttaatggcatggacctacatgattttcttgtctataatgtGCCCACGTAGCTTAAGGCATGCTTTTGTTTTTACTGTTTAGAACAATGTAtatggctttgcctattcttagcACGGGTGGGgttagcatgggtgatgccagaaAAGGTACGTGAGTTTTTAGCCTCTTGGAGAGGTATTAggggcaactctcaaattgcatccatatggaagatgctacctatttgtctatggtggtgcatttggagggagcggaacgcaagatgctttgaagatcaagagagatcaatggaagagtttagaactttgtttttcaatactttactccattggtcaattgtaattgattttcagggCAGGTCTTTTCACGATTTCCTTGTATCCCTAAGCTAGACTTAAATttgctcatgtatatgtcccgtatactggGGCATCCTTTGTatcacttttgatcaataaaattttgtttaccgataaaaaaaaaaaaaaaattctatacttgtaaaaataaaaaacatgattTACAAcagttatttataattctaccatTCTATTATCTGTACCAATGCTCTTCAAATTTTCAGGAGGGCATTACCATTGTGGAGAGCCGGACTGCAGATATCATTCAAGGAACTCGTAAGCATATCGGAAAAAAGCCCAGTGGTTCTGAGGTACAGAATGAGGCATCAAAGATTTCTACTACATCACAACGACCCCAAATGCAACCCCAGATGCAAACCGACCAAGAACTTCAGTTGAAGGCATCTCGCGACGTAAGGTGGCAACTTTGTATCACTGGTTCATGTAATAGGAATATTTGTGTGCATGAGTTTCTGTTACTGTTTTGCATTCTTTTCTAGCCTAGAAGCAATTCCACAGATTGGCTCTTCTACGGAAAATGACTGACCTTGATTTGTTCAGCTGACATGCAGCAATCCCTCTCTATCTGTATTACATTCTCTGTATTTGTGAGTAGAAAAGTACAGAATGATTCTAAAACCAAATGAACGATTCTACTGAATTTACTCGTATTGGCTTGCTTCTCCCCCCTGGATTGTGCTTAAGCTGTCTGTGACTGTAATAATAGCAAAggagaaaggaagaaggaaaaaatgggAGTAGGGTTTTGGAACTTCAGGGTTATTACCAGAATGCTGGGGTCGTCCTAAATGGTTTGACATTAGTACTTGATCTTTATGATGAGATTTTTCATATCACTCTTGGTTTACACAACAGGTTGCAATGGCAATGGCTGCGAAAGCAAAGCTTCTTCTTCGGGAGTTGAAGACTGTCAAAGCAGATCTGGCTTTTGCGAAGGAGCGATGTGCTCAgctggaagaagaaaataaaattcttcgGGAGAATCGTGAAAGGGGAAGGAATCCAGAAGATGATGATTTGGTATGTACTTTCTCTCtttaggttttttcttttcttttcattttttttcaaagaaccacttacatattttgtaattaaaagtTGACTCTCCATTGCTGACAATTACCATCACCTGTGAAGTCACTAGCTGAGGTGGATGCATGTGATTGCccccttttcattttcaaagtaACAATGAACAACACTTCCACTCTATGAAATTAGCAGTACTCTTCTTTCCTTAATAGTTTATATGCTGTAGTGCTACATGTATTAACATGTGTCTGCCTATGATCATTTATGGAAAAGTTGAAACTTAATTCTCGAAACAGAGGAAGGAAGGAATCGATTGCAGTTTTAGAAATGGCTCAtgttcaaatttgaattttccAGTTTTAGTTTCTGTTTCTAATGATAGGAAACATTGTGTTGAAGCAAATTCAGTACTTGCATCTAACAACTCTAGATTCTGACGCCAATGTTCCTTCCTATGCCAGATTCGGCTTCAACTTGAAACGCTTTTGGCAGAGAAGGCCAGATTGGCTCACGAAAACTCAGTTTATGCACGCGAGAATCGGTTTCTGAGGGAAGTTGTTGAATACCACCAGCTCACAATGCAGGATGTTGTATACTTGAATGAGGGCACTGAAGAGGTCACAGAAGTGTATCCCATCACGGTTCCCTCGGGGTCAAATCTAAACTACGCTTCCTCAGCATCATCTCCACAACCACCCTCTTCATTTCCTTCTGGGTCTGTCCGCAAGTGATGGAGGACAGGACATTACCCCTTGCATACCATAGCCAAATGAGTGTCATCCATTGCCGCCTAAAGTAGCTCTTGTAGCCTATCCCCACGGCAGAAAATCCTTAAAAGACATTACAAATCCTTCTCATTGATTAGTGATGTCCTCCTGTATTCTATGTTGTTAGCCAACGATttgaaattacaaatataacttTATTGCTTGTTATTGTTGTTCGTATTATTTTGTGTCGGCCTTCCCTATTGATAGACAAATAGACTTTTGTTACCACATTACAGTACACTCTTAATACAGTACACAACATGTTTTGCAACATGTTGTGCCTCAAATTAATAATTGGCCTTTTTCCCACGGTttgtttttattcatatattgttGTCCCTGTCCCATAACGTGCAAGGCTGTGCACTTTTTCAAGCACAGTATCTTACAGGAATCCTATGCTCCGTGATGTTCACCCATGTCTAATGAGAGTTTTGTAGGGAAAATTACATTTCCACACATTTTCTACTTCCCCCAACTTTCCCATAAATCTAAGAACTTTACATTTGGATTTgagcttctttcttttcattcaacATGGTTCGTTT is drawn from Juglans regia cultivar Chandler chromosome 5, Walnut 2.0, whole genome shotgun sequence and contains these coding sequences:
- the LOC109002403 gene encoding uncharacterized protein LOC109002403; this translates as MAYRRRQQGMVSRHSTVALDADDDEDEAEEEDGEEEAKRGIHKPQPHRDSSSLVAKAIRASSAYRDTSLSSAYGHSSRSPNPTPASPSRSAPVALQDSQSYEYTSIKSLNEPKHGFWGVLARKAKAILDDDSVPQQIHTPESTRPHMPGRATMDKYQNPIHSDERRQNMESPKLQKGLGAIASSLNHIGGTIGSALEEGITIVESRTADIIQGTRKHIGKKPSGSEVQNEASKISTTSQRPQMQPQMQTDQELQLKASRDVAMAMAAKAKLLLRELKTVKADLAFAKERCAQLEEENKILRENRERGRNPEDDDLIRLQLETLLAEKARLAHENSVYARENRFLREVVEYHQLTMQDVVYLNEGTEEVTEVYPITVPSGSNLNYASSASSPQPPSSFPSGSVRK